From one Sulfurimonas sp. HSL-3221 genomic stretch:
- a CDS encoding coproporphyrinogen III oxidase: MERIYSKTAESEAAIALMENLQLYFVNRLGGLSQIFGGNVPFEAVEWFRDEGRHGGGMRYEGRDERLFNRASVNVSQVHYEDMPEKKLDAASAISTIIHPRNPHVPSIHMHISYTRMKDGEGYWRIMADLNPSIFYEEDQHRFIEHLNFITPDLFERGAEQGDRYFNIPVLGRHRGVAHFYLEHHNSGDFGTDYGFAKYFAEQVIDVYVSIIADALAKRTEVSEEDVAEQLAYHTLYLFQVLTLDRGTTSGLLIHDQNDVGIMGSIPEFVDKALLQSWLPKMASPQDALLQAIIDALPEADEIVLVDEPVKARLAEAVRAHYKAHPEALTMQADSAVVPPTVENHR, encoded by the coding sequence ATGGAACGAATCTATTCGAAAACGGCGGAGTCGGAGGCGGCGATCGCCCTGATGGAGAACCTGCAGCTCTACTTCGTCAACCGCCTGGGCGGGCTGAGCCAGATCTTCGGCGGGAACGTCCCCTTCGAAGCCGTGGAGTGGTTCCGCGACGAGGGACGCCACGGCGGCGGGATGCGCTACGAAGGGCGCGACGAGCGCCTCTTCAACCGCGCCTCCGTCAACGTGTCGCAGGTGCACTACGAGGATATGCCCGAAAAGAAACTCGACGCCGCCAGCGCCATCTCGACCATCATCCACCCGCGTAACCCCCATGTCCCCTCGATCCATATGCATATCAGCTATACCCGTATGAAGGACGGCGAAGGCTACTGGCGCATCATGGCGGACCTGAACCCCTCCATCTTCTACGAAGAGGATCAGCACCGCTTTATCGAACACCTCAACTTCATCACCCCCGACCTCTTTGAGCGGGGCGCGGAACAGGGTGACCGCTACTTCAACATTCCCGTCCTCGGACGCCACCGCGGCGTCGCGCACTTCTACCTGGAGCACCATAACAGCGGCGACTTCGGGACGGACTACGGTTTTGCGAAATATTTTGCCGAGCAGGTGATCGACGTCTATGTCTCCATCATCGCCGACGCCCTGGCCAAGCGTACGGAGGTGAGCGAAGAGGATGTCGCCGAACAGCTCGCCTACCACACACTCTACCTCTTCCAGGTCCTCACCCTCGACCGCGGCACGACCTCGGGGCTGCTGATCCACGACCAGAACGACGTCGGCATCATGGGCTCCATCCCCGAGTTCGTCGACAAAGCGCTGCTGCAGAGCTGGCTGCCGAAGATGGCTTCCCCGCAGGATGCGCTCCTGCAGGCCATTATCGACGCCCTTCCCGAAGCGGACGAGATCGTCCTGGTCGACGAGCCGGTCAAGGCGCGCCTGGCCGAAGCGGTACGCGCCCATTACAAAGCCCATCCCGAAGCCCTCACCATGCAGGCCGACAGCGCCGTCGTTCCGCCGACCGTGGAGAACCACCGCTGA
- the dsbD gene encoding protein-disulfide reductase DsbD, whose protein sequence is MKRFLAFFTLLSATLLFAFQSSFLMPEEAFKPKASLLDNQHIAIDIELGEGIYVYADKLDAKVKAPSGVSISEVKVNSVAEEHDGDMVHLHNVPVEIILTSSQKTGIVPVTVALAFQGCSERGLCYEPQNKEYTFDVDLAKLGSAAAEAPEKPKAPAAAQGESETDIIVDTLKGGSLWAILALFFGFGLALSLTPCIFPMIPILSSIIVSQGERLTARRGFTLSLVYVLAMAFAYTIAGIMAGLFGENLQVILQNPWAIGAFALIFVALAFSMFGFYEIGLPATLQTRLSRFSDKAGEKGGFTGVAVMGFLSALIVGPCVAPGLAAALIYIGQTGNAALGGVALFVMSLGMGVPLLLIGLGAGRFMPKPGGWMNIVTEVFGAVMIGVAIWMVSRVIPDWITMMLWAIYFIVAAVYLGAFEPIHGGVRRSMHSFIKAIGIVFMLYGTILLVGALSGGTSMTHPLKGFEVKMCTQDTAAAPVAATEVAFEVIHSEAELEQVIAANKGKKVMLDFSATWCAACQEYAEITFADPRVVAALQDFVLVQADVTENSDPERALTKNFGLYGPPGILFFDETGKLMKEKTLIGYKPPEAFLEHLRSL, encoded by the coding sequence GTGAAACGGTTCCTCGCGTTTTTTACCCTGCTTTCGGCGACGCTCCTCTTCGCCTTTCAGAGCAGTTTCCTGATGCCCGAAGAGGCATTCAAGCCCAAGGCTTCCCTGCTTGACAACCAGCACATCGCCATCGACATCGAACTGGGCGAGGGCATCTATGTCTATGCGGACAAGCTCGATGCCAAAGTCAAGGCGCCCTCTGGGGTCTCCATCTCCGAAGTGAAGGTCAACAGCGTTGCGGAAGAGCATGACGGCGACATGGTCCACCTTCACAACGTACCCGTCGAGATTATCCTCACATCGTCGCAGAAAACGGGCATAGTCCCCGTCACCGTCGCTCTCGCGTTCCAGGGCTGTTCGGAGCGCGGGCTCTGTTACGAGCCACAGAACAAAGAGTACACCTTCGACGTCGACCTCGCCAAACTTGGATCGGCGGCTGCCGAAGCACCTGAAAAGCCGAAGGCTCCGGCCGCCGCGCAGGGTGAGAGCGAAACGGACATCATCGTCGATACGCTCAAAGGCGGCAGCCTCTGGGCGATCCTGGCCCTCTTCTTCGGCTTTGGACTTGCACTTTCGCTGACCCCGTGCATCTTTCCGATGATCCCGATCCTCTCCTCCATTATCGTGTCGCAGGGGGAGAGGCTGACGGCCCGTCGCGGGTTCACCCTTTCGCTGGTTTACGTCCTGGCGATGGCCTTCGCCTATACGATCGCCGGGATCATGGCCGGCCTTTTCGGAGAGAACCTGCAGGTGATCTTGCAAAACCCGTGGGCCATCGGGGCATTCGCGCTGATCTTTGTTGCGCTGGCATTTTCCATGTTCGGGTTTTACGAGATCGGGCTCCCGGCGACGCTGCAGACGCGTCTGTCGCGTTTTTCGGACAAGGCGGGTGAAAAGGGCGGATTTACCGGCGTCGCGGTGATGGGCTTTTTGAGTGCGCTTATCGTCGGCCCCTGCGTGGCCCCCGGCCTGGCGGCGGCGCTGATTTACATCGGCCAGACGGGCAATGCGGCTCTCGGCGGCGTCGCCCTCTTTGTCATGAGCCTCGGGATGGGGGTCCCGCTGCTGCTCATCGGCCTGGGCGCCGGCAGGTTCATGCCGAAACCGGGCGGCTGGATGAACATTGTCACGGAGGTCTTCGGCGCCGTGATGATCGGTGTCGCCATCTGGATGGTATCGCGGGTGATCCCGGACTGGATCACGATGATGCTCTGGGCGATCTACTTCATCGTCGCCGCCGTCTACCTCGGGGCTTTCGAACCGATCCACGGCGGCGTCCGCCGTTCAATGCACTCTTTTATCAAGGCGATCGGCATCGTCTTCATGCTTTACGGCACGATCCTGCTCGTCGGGGCGCTTTCGGGGGGGACGTCGATGACACACCCTCTCAAAGGGTTTGAAGTCAAAATGTGCACGCAGGACACCGCTGCTGCGCCTGTCGCTGCAACAGAGGTGGCCTTCGAGGTGATCCACTCCGAAGCGGAACTGGAGCAGGTCATCGCCGCCAACAAAGGGAAAAAGGTGATGCTGGACTTTTCCGCCACGTGGTGCGCGGCCTGCCAGGAGTATGCGGAGATCACCTTCGCCGACCCGCGTGTCGTGGCGGCTCTGCAGGATTTTGTCCTGGTGCAGGCGGACGTGACGGAGAACAGCGACCCCGAACGGGCGCTGACGAAAAACTTCGGACTTTACGGCCCTCCGGGCATCCTCTTCTTTGATGAAACAGGGAAACTGATGAAGGAGAAGACGCTGATCGGCTACAAGCCGCCCGAAGCTTTCCTGGAACACCTGCGCTCGCTCTAA
- a CDS encoding NAD-binding protein, whose translation MNIIIAGAGRVGYRLAGTLSHRHNVTIIDQRPSALQQLQESIDVFTIAGNIEDPDTYAPLKNRRFDIFIAVTDSDEANILSTLIAGDVIVADRKIIRLKNPFFADSTIAGKLGISTAVFPFSSAAKSISALLDFPQANNVKSFIYTSFLMISVYVDDAPEAGIPVSHFIHESSVVVGLERDKRFILPDKETMLQRGDLVYFFGAPDTLRAYCARLNPSLPDRISRVAIFDADLLGLEIAKALIPKGVQLKIIDNQIEKCEHASELLQEKAMVINSHYIEHTLFDNEHVGRADMAIFTSKEDEENIIRSLEAKERGITRTVAINNDLERYQLMHSLGITAIRGPKSSAYYTILEKISSSSIISERHYCGGKGLIYSRKIFPDSPLLEKMVKPPNPKRCRCFLFRDGILLPWVAKLQLHREDVLFVFVHADNEEEIKQWIYTL comes from the coding sequence GTGAATATAATCATTGCGGGTGCGGGACGGGTCGGCTACCGCCTGGCGGGTACCCTTTCGCACCGCCACAACGTCACCATCATCGACCAGAGACCCTCCGCGCTGCAGCAGCTGCAGGAGAGCATCGATGTCTTCACCATCGCTGGGAACATCGAAGACCCCGACACCTACGCCCCCCTGAAAAACCGCCGTTTCGACATCTTCATCGCCGTCACCGACAGCGACGAGGCGAACATCCTCTCCACCCTCATCGCCGGGGACGTGATCGTCGCCGACCGGAAGATCATCCGACTCAAGAACCCCTTCTTCGCCGACAGTACCATCGCCGGGAAGCTCGGGATCAGCACAGCCGTCTTCCCCTTCTCCTCCGCGGCAAAGTCCATCAGCGCGCTGCTGGATTTCCCCCAGGCGAACAACGTCAAATCCTTCATCTATACCTCCTTTCTTATGATCTCCGTATACGTGGACGACGCCCCCGAAGCGGGCATTCCGGTGTCGCATTTTATCCATGAAAGCTCCGTCGTCGTGGGGCTTGAGCGCGATAAACGCTTTATCCTCCCCGACAAAGAGACCATGCTGCAGCGGGGGGACCTCGTCTACTTCTTCGGCGCCCCCGACACCCTTCGCGCCTACTGCGCAAGGCTCAACCCCTCCCTCCCCGACCGGATCAGCCGCGTCGCCATTTTCGACGCCGACCTGCTGGGGCTGGAGATCGCCAAGGCGCTCATCCCCAAGGGGGTGCAGCTCAAGATCATCGACAACCAGATCGAGAAGTGCGAGCACGCCTCCGAGCTGCTGCAGGAGAAGGCGATGGTCATCAATAGCCACTACATTGAGCACACCCTCTTCGACAACGAACACGTCGGGCGCGCGGACATGGCGATCTTCACGAGCAAGGAGGATGAGGAGAACATCATCCGTTCCCTCGAAGCGAAAGAGCGCGGCATCACGCGGACGGTGGCGATCAACAACGACCTCGAACGCTACCAGCTGATGCACTCCCTGGGCATCACCGCCATCCGAGGCCCGAAATCGAGCGCCTACTACACGATCCTGGAGAAGATCAGCTCCAGCTCCATCATTTCCGAACGCCACTACTGCGGCGGCAAGGGGCTGATCTACTCGCGCAAGATCTTCCCCGATTCGCCGCTGCTGGAGAAGATGGTCAAACCGCCGAACCCGAAACGATGCCGCTGTTTTCTCTTCCGCGACGGCATCCTGCTGCCCTGGGTGGCGAAACTGCAGCTGCACCGCGAAGACGTCCTGTTCGTTTTCGTCCATGCCGATAATGAAGAGGAGATCAAACAGTGGATCTACACACTCTGA
- the metE gene encoding 5-methyltetrahydropteroyltriglutamate--homocysteine S-methyltransferase — MSKNYVIGYPRIGENRELKFALESYWSGKSDLAALEACASTLRRRHWQEQQDAGIGTISCNDFSFYDAMLDTCVLLGAVPARFRNIEDDTIRYFTMARGDSQRTAMQMTKWFNTNYHYIVPEFAATDAFAPNASKIVAEYQEAKAAGITPKINLIGPLTFLGLGKSVEKNFDRYAHFDAVVACYEAVLTAISTLDDLVTVQIDEPLLVTGPDAKTLSLLKRAYDRLGSTASQVEIIVATYFEHACEAVEVLAHTPISGIALDFVHGPRNMEALGTVAQSGKTLIAGVIDGRNVWRSDLDAVGDTLETIAQTVPKSLIVPATSCSLLHVPYSLEAETALDAEVIQWLAFAKEKLAELNVVAKRFTGAALDDAELSLMQLSREAVHTRQCSPRIHDAAVQQRVASQTGTERTEPYETRIKAQREALRYPLLPTTTIGSFPQTPELRTLRRDFKRGDIDVQTYDAGIKAYIDDCIAFQESIGLDVLVHGEPERNDMVEYFGEQLAGFVFSARGWVQSYGSRCVKPPLIYGDVSRPLPMTVGWTTYAQSKTSKIVKGMLTGPVTILNWSFVRDDLPRADVAAQIALAIGDEVDDLQNAGIRIVQVDEAAFKEGYPLRRENISAYETWAVDAFRRSVACARSETQIHTHMCYSQFNDIIHTIEAMDADVISIETARSGNALLRIFKEVGYKQEVGPGVYDIHSPRVPPVAEMVVQINALLEVLPQEQLWINPDCGLKTRKWEEVKPSLANMVEAVSEVRAAFDAIIASKKGDAAWTNPSRSSTATSGL, encoded by the coding sequence ATGTCAAAAAACTACGTCATCGGCTACCCCCGCATCGGGGAGAACCGCGAACTCAAGTTCGCACTGGAGAGCTACTGGAGCGGCAAAAGCGACCTTGCCGCCCTTGAAGCGTGCGCATCGACACTGCGCCGCCGCCACTGGCAGGAACAGCAAGACGCCGGCATCGGCACGATCAGCTGCAACGACTTCAGCTTCTACGACGCGATGCTCGACACCTGTGTCCTGCTCGGCGCCGTCCCGGCCCGCTTCCGCAATATCGAAGACGACACCATCCGCTACTTCACCATGGCCCGCGGCGACAGCCAGCGCACCGCGATGCAGATGACCAAATGGTTCAACACCAACTACCACTACATCGTCCCTGAGTTCGCGGCCACAGACGCCTTTGCACCGAACGCATCGAAAATCGTCGCCGAATACCAAGAGGCGAAGGCGGCGGGCATCACCCCGAAAATAAACCTCATAGGCCCCCTCACCTTCCTCGGCCTCGGCAAAAGCGTTGAGAAAAACTTTGACCGCTACGCCCACTTCGATGCCGTTGTCGCCTGCTACGAAGCAGTGCTTACGGCCATCAGCACCCTCGACGACCTCGTCACCGTCCAGATCGACGAGCCGCTCCTCGTCACCGGGCCGGATGCCAAGACCCTGAGCCTGCTCAAACGGGCCTACGACCGGCTCGGCAGCACCGCGTCACAGGTGGAGATCATCGTCGCGACCTATTTCGAACACGCCTGCGAAGCCGTCGAAGTGCTCGCCCATACACCCATCAGCGGGATCGCCCTCGATTTCGTCCACGGCCCGCGCAACATGGAAGCGCTCGGCACCGTCGCCCAAAGCGGCAAAACGCTCATCGCCGGGGTGATCGACGGTCGCAACGTCTGGCGCAGCGACCTCGATGCCGTCGGCGACACCCTCGAGACGATCGCGCAGACGGTGCCAAAATCCCTCATCGTTCCCGCCACCTCCTGTTCGTTGCTGCATGTCCCCTATTCGCTCGAAGCGGAAACGGCACTGGATGCGGAGGTCATACAGTGGCTCGCCTTCGCGAAGGAGAAACTGGCCGAACTGAACGTCGTCGCCAAACGCTTTACCGGGGCGGCGCTGGACGATGCGGAACTGAGCCTGATGCAACTCAGCCGGGAAGCGGTGCACACACGGCAATGTTCCCCGCGCATCCACGACGCCGCCGTACAGCAGCGCGTTGCATCGCAGACGGGGACGGAACGTACCGAGCCCTATGAAACACGGATCAAGGCCCAGCGCGAAGCGCTGCGCTACCCTCTGCTGCCGACGACGACGATAGGTTCCTTCCCCCAGACGCCGGAACTCCGTACGCTACGCCGGGACTTCAAACGTGGCGACATCGATGTACAGACGTACGACGCGGGCATCAAAGCCTACATCGACGACTGCATCGCCTTCCAGGAGTCGATCGGCCTTGATGTACTCGTGCACGGCGAGCCCGAACGCAACGATATGGTCGAGTACTTCGGCGAACAGCTCGCCGGCTTCGTTTTCAGCGCCAGGGGATGGGTCCAGAGTTACGGCAGCCGCTGCGTCAAGCCGCCGCTCATCTACGGCGACGTCAGCCGTCCCCTGCCGATGACCGTGGGCTGGACGACCTACGCGCAGAGCAAAACTTCCAAGATCGTCAAAGGGATGCTCACCGGTCCCGTCACGATCCTCAACTGGTCCTTCGTCCGCGATGACCTGCCCCGTGCCGACGTGGCCGCGCAGATCGCCCTGGCCATCGGCGACGAGGTCGACGACCTCCAAAATGCCGGCATACGCATTGTCCAGGTGGACGAAGCGGCCTTCAAGGAGGGGTACCCGCTGCGCCGCGAGAACATCTCCGCCTACGAGACCTGGGCCGTCGACGCCTTCCGCCGCAGCGTCGCCTGTGCGCGCAGCGAAACGCAGATCCATACGCATATGTGCTACAGCCAGTTCAACGACATCATCCATACCATCGAGGCGATGGACGCGGACGTCATCTCCATCGAGACCGCCCGCAGCGGCAACGCCCTGCTGCGCATCTTCAAGGAGGTCGGCTACAAGCAGGAGGTGGGTCCCGGCGTCTACGACATCCACTCTCCCCGCGTCCCGCCGGTGGCGGAGATGGTCGTGCAGATCAACGCCCTGCTGGAGGTACTGCCCCAAGAGCAGCTCTGGATCAACCCCGACTGCGGCCTGAAAACCCGCAAATGGGAGGAGGTTAAACCGAGTTTGGCCAACATGGTCGAAGCCGTCAGCGAGGTGCGCGCCGCATTTGACGCTATAATCGCATCCAAAAAAGGCGATGCAGCATGGACGAATCCCTCGAGATCCTCTACCGCGACGAGTGGCTTGTAG
- a CDS encoding TrkH family potassium uptake protein: MDLHTLINSAKFISAIGIGLALFFLIPIGTGIVYGENMAPFIRFDLLFFLFNLVLFAALYRRRMRMTVKSAIFSVNLVWILLGIAGAVPLYIYTEATFTESFFEAISGFTTTGATIYTEIEHLPKSILMLRSLMHWLGGMGIIVLGVGLLSLINPTGSMTMFRAESTGVQLEKATPKIRDTALRLWGLYLFFTAANTVLLLAGGMNLFDAVNHAFSTISTGGFSTRDLSMGYWDDAPVILWTTTFFMMLSGINFLAHLKAARGDFSGFRAEEVRWYLGLFILLASVLTLVHLANSGDSIVYSTTHAFFTVASLLTTTGFATINYELWGAVPVALLLIAMLLGGNAGSTAGGMKIIRYVILFKNLKSQLKQILHPNAVVGVFVDRKPVSSKVIGSVSGFLFLFITTNVLLTFYLFARGYDAVTCISTSIACVGNIGPGFAMTGPSENFHFFSGIDKMILSAAMIIGRLEFFTVVLLFTRDFWKRY, from the coding sequence GTGGATCTACACACTCTGATCAACAGCGCCAAGTTTATCAGTGCCATCGGCATTGGCCTGGCGCTCTTCTTTCTCATTCCCATCGGCACGGGCATCGTGTACGGCGAAAACATGGCGCCCTTCATCCGCTTCGACCTGCTCTTTTTTCTCTTCAACCTTGTCCTGTTCGCCGCCCTCTACCGCCGGCGGATGCGGATGACGGTCAAAAGCGCCATCTTTTCGGTTAACCTCGTCTGGATACTGCTCGGCATCGCCGGGGCCGTCCCCCTCTACATCTACACCGAGGCTACCTTCACCGAATCTTTTTTCGAAGCGATCAGCGGCTTTACGACAACCGGGGCGACGATTTACACGGAAATAGAGCACCTGCCCAAAAGCATCCTGATGCTCCGCAGCCTGATGCACTGGCTCGGCGGGATGGGGATCATCGTCCTGGGCGTGGGCCTGCTTTCGCTCATCAACCCGACCGGTTCCATGACGATGTTCCGGGCCGAATCCACCGGTGTGCAGCTGGAGAAGGCGACGCCGAAAATCAGGGATACGGCGCTGCGGCTCTGGGGGCTCTACCTCTTCTTTACCGCGGCGAACACCGTGCTGCTCCTCGCCGGCGGGATGAACCTTTTCGATGCCGTCAACCACGCCTTTTCGACGATCTCGACGGGGGGCTTTTCCACGCGCGACCTCTCAATGGGCTATTGGGACGACGCGCCCGTCATCCTCTGGACGACGACCTTTTTCATGATGCTTTCGGGAATCAACTTCCTCGCCCACCTCAAAGCGGCCCGGGGCGACTTCAGCGGTTTCCGCGCCGAAGAGGTGCGGTGGTATCTCGGACTCTTCATCCTGCTCGCCTCCGTCCTCACCCTGGTGCACCTGGCCAACAGCGGCGACAGCATCGTCTACAGTACGACCCACGCCTTTTTCACCGTCGCCTCCCTGCTGACCACCACGGGCTTCGCGACGATCAACTACGAGCTCTGGGGCGCCGTCCCCGTCGCGCTCCTGCTCATCGCCATGCTGCTCGGCGGCAACGCCGGTTCGACGGCGGGGGGGATGAAGATCATCCGTTACGTCATCCTCTTCAAGAACCTGAAGTCCCAACTCAAACAGATCCTCCACCCCAATGCCGTCGTGGGGGTCTTCGTCGACCGCAAACCCGTCAGCAGCAAAGTCATCGGCAGCGTCAGCGGTTTCCTCTTCCTCTTTATCACCACCAACGTCCTGCTCACCTTCTACCTCTTTGCCCGCGGCTACGATGCGGTCACCTGCATCAGTACCTCGATCGCCTGCGTCGGCAATATCGGGCCGGGCTTCGCCATGACGGGCCCCTCGGAGAACTTCCACTTCTTCAGCGGGATCGACAAAATGATCCTCTCGGCGGCCATGATCATCGGCAGGCTGGAGTTCTTCACCGTCGTGCTGCTCTTTACCCGGGATTTCTGGAAACGCTATTAG
- a CDS encoding class I SAM-dependent methyltransferase — protein MAQKDKEKWDKKYTEMEGLLERRPPSELVSTHAAEAPGARALDLACGGGRHSLYLADEGFSVDAVDISTVALAALREKADLDKINLIEADLDTFVPDAETYDMIVKTNFLDRGLIARAKAALKPGGIMVLETYMADAGNEKPDSNPDFLLQKEELKSLFGEGFSVLEYKEFWNEPHEKYRMRKQAIAVRKD, from the coding sequence TTGGCGCAAAAAGACAAAGAGAAATGGGATAAGAAATACACCGAGATGGAGGGGCTGCTCGAACGCAGGCCACCGAGTGAACTGGTCAGTACACATGCCGCCGAAGCCCCTGGAGCGAGGGCCCTCGACCTCGCCTGCGGCGGCGGGCGCCACAGCCTCTATCTGGCCGACGAAGGGTTTAGCGTCGATGCCGTCGACATCTCGACCGTCGCCCTTGCGGCCCTGCGGGAGAAGGCGGACCTTGACAAGATCAACCTGATCGAAGCGGACCTCGACACCTTCGTCCCCGACGCGGAAACCTACGACATGATTGTCAAAACGAACTTCCTCGACCGCGGCCTGATCGCACGGGCAAAAGCGGCGCTGAAACCCGGCGGTATCATGGTCCTGGAGACCTACATGGCCGATGCGGGCAACGAGAAGCCCGACTCCAACCCGGATTTCCTGCTCCAGAAAGAGGAACTCAAATCGCTCTTCGGCGAGGGCTTCAGCGTCCTGGAGTACAAAGAGTTCTGGAACGAACCGCACGAAAAATACCGCATGCGCAAACAGGCGATTGCCGTACGCAAAGATTGA
- the truC gene encoding tRNA pseudouridine(65) synthase TruC, with protein sequence MDESLEILYRDEWLVAVNKPSGLLVHRSWIDKDETRFALQLVRDQIGQYVYPVHRLDKPTSGVLLFALDPDTARKVGEIFEAGSVRKEYLAVVRGYIDEGGRIDYPLKELLDKMTDAKARTDKEAQEAVTLFERLATVELPIPVGRYQTARYSLVRLRPETGRKHQLRRHMKHLLHPIVGDTKYGRTEHNNLFREHFGCHRLLLASTKLELPHPVTGEPLCIEATVGEVFASILTAFGWDAE encoded by the coding sequence ATGGACGAATCCCTCGAGATCCTCTACCGCGACGAGTGGCTTGTAGCCGTAAACAAGCCCAGCGGGCTGCTCGTGCACCGCTCCTGGATCGATAAGGACGAGACGCGCTTCGCGCTGCAGCTCGTCCGGGACCAGATCGGGCAGTACGTCTATCCCGTCCACCGCCTCGACAAGCCTACTTCCGGCGTGCTGCTCTTCGCCCTCGATCCCGATACGGCCCGCAAAGTCGGCGAGATCTTCGAAGCCGGGAGCGTCCGCAAGGAGTACCTCGCCGTCGTGCGCGGCTACATTGACGAAGGGGGCCGCATCGACTACCCGCTCAAAGAGCTGCTCGACAAGATGACCGACGCGAAGGCGCGCACGGACAAAGAGGCCCAGGAAGCCGTCACGCTCTTTGAACGCCTCGCGACCGTCGAGCTTCCCATCCCCGTCGGGCGCTACCAGACCGCCCGCTACTCCCTGGTACGGCTGCGGCCCGAAACGGGGCGTAAACACCAGCTGCGGCGCCATATGAAACACCTGCTGCACCCCATCGTCGGCGATACCAAATACGGCCGGACAGAGCACAACAACCTTTTCCGGGAACATTTCGGCTGCCACCGGCTGCTGCTCGCCTCGACGAAGCTCGAACTCCCCCACCCCGTCACCGGGGAGCCGCTCTGTATCGAGGCCACCGTCGGGGAGGTCTTCGCGAGCATTCTCACCGCTTTCGGCTGGGACGCTGAATAA
- a CDS encoding c-type cytochrome, whose product MKPIILPLLLAASLFGADGYKIYEQHCASCHMVMLPLEEPARGQQKAKMKAPTMRMVAMRLKMMIHIHNEDEDIQRKVVKAFVKEYIDDPDEEYVLCLPEMVEKFGVMTPVKGLTNAEKEAVAEWLWEQF is encoded by the coding sequence ATGAAACCGATAATCCTGCCTCTTCTCCTCGCCGCATCGCTTTTTGGCGCGGACGGCTACAAGATCTACGAGCAGCACTGCGCCTCCTGCCATATGGTCATGCTCCCGCTTGAAGAACCGGCGCGCGGCCAGCAGAAGGCGAAGATGAAAGCGCCGACGATGCGCATGGTCGCCATGCGGCTGAAGATGATGATCCATATCCACAACGAGGATGAAGATATCCAGCGCAAAGTCGTCAAAGCCTTTGTCAAGGAGTACATCGACGATCCCGACGAAGAGTACGTTCTGTGTCTGCCGGAGATGGTGGAAAAGTTCGGGGTGATGACGCCCGTCAAAGGGTTGACGAACGCTGAAAAAGAGGCAGTGGCCGAATGGCTCTGGGAGCAGTTCTAG